A stretch of Candidatus Symbiobacter mobilis CR DNA encodes these proteins:
- a CDS encoding ABC transporter ATP-binding protein/permease, with amino-acid sequence MRIVQTWRTVHGTGASALALIRPFFASEHKVRAWSLLAAIVALNLGLVWLAVWFNEWNRLFYDALQERNAQEFWKQLGRFAALAAVFILAAVYKFYLTQVLELRWRAWMTRHYLDRWLSHQAYYRLELRRFAGAAPDAPGPDNPDQRMQEDIQQFTGYTLSLSMGLLHAVVTLASFVGILWTLSGSFTFDVAGVSVVVPGFMVWLAVLYCAAGSYLTHRIGKPQIRLNFLQQRREADFRHHLVRVREASEAIALDRGESAELAGLQGRFDRVLDNTWALIRAQKNLIWFTSFFGQAAVVFPFLVASGRFLSGAIQLGTLMQIASAFGQVQGALSWFVEQYTGIAAWKATTDRLTGFDDALRAARLQEKEEGELVVTAAEELRMEDVRINLPPGVPIDAFTAAVTLDDAPRNGVLLDGLHWGVPAGRSVLLRGASGMGKSTLFRAIAGIWPYGSGRIERPGDAVFLPQKPYLPVGTLRDALCYPEARRIDDDALREALRQVGLEALGDRLDEHAAWGQTLSGGEVQRLAIARVLLRPARWVFADEASSALDAVAEEQAYRALLGHVHAQGGTLVSIGHKPTLAALHGECWELCAGVPPLRRCPGDTPAL; translated from the coding sequence ATGCGAATCGTGCAAACCTGGCGCACCGTGCATGGCACCGGCGCAAGCGCCTTGGCGCTGATACGGCCTTTTTTTGCTTCGGAGCACAAGGTGCGTGCGTGGTCGCTGCTCGCTGCCATCGTCGCGCTGAATCTGGGCCTGGTGTGGCTGGCGGTGTGGTTCAACGAATGGAACCGCCTGTTCTACGACGCCCTGCAAGAGCGCAATGCGCAGGAGTTCTGGAAGCAATTGGGGCGCTTCGCGGCCCTGGCTGCGGTGTTCATCCTGGCCGCCGTCTACAAGTTCTATCTGACGCAGGTGCTCGAATTGCGATGGCGTGCGTGGATGACGCGCCATTACCTCGACCGCTGGCTTTCCCACCAGGCGTACTACCGCCTCGAACTGCGCCGCTTTGCCGGCGCAGCGCCCGATGCGCCGGGGCCGGACAACCCCGACCAGCGGATGCAGGAAGACATCCAGCAGTTCACGGGCTACACGCTGTCGCTGAGCATGGGTTTGCTCCACGCCGTGGTGACCTTGGCGAGCTTCGTCGGCATTCTGTGGACTCTTTCCGGGTCTTTCACCTTCGATGTGGCGGGCGTGTCGGTGGTCGTCCCCGGTTTCATGGTGTGGCTGGCCGTCTTGTATTGCGCTGCGGGCAGTTACCTCACGCACCGCATCGGTAAGCCACAGATTCGGCTGAACTTTCTGCAACAGCGCCGTGAGGCGGACTTTCGCCATCATCTGGTGCGGGTGCGCGAGGCCAGCGAGGCCATTGCGCTCGACCGGGGGGAAAGCGCCGAGCTTGCCGGGCTACAGGGGCGATTCGATCGCGTGCTCGACAACACCTGGGCGCTGATCCGTGCGCAAAAGAACCTGATCTGGTTCACGAGCTTTTTTGGGCAAGCGGCGGTGGTGTTCCCGTTCCTCGTGGCCTCGGGCCGTTTTTTGAGCGGTGCCATCCAGTTGGGCACCTTGATGCAAATCGCCAGCGCGTTCGGGCAAGTGCAGGGCGCGTTGAGCTGGTTCGTGGAGCAGTACACCGGCATTGCGGCGTGGAAGGCGACGACGGACCGGCTGACCGGCTTTGACGATGCCTTGCGCGCTGCGCGGTTGCAGGAGAAGGAGGAGGGGGAGCTGGTCGTCACGGCAGCGGAAGAACTGCGGATGGAAGATGTACGCATCAATCTGCCGCCTGGCGTGCCCATCGACGCTTTCACCGCTGCGGTTACGTTGGATGACGCGCCCCGCAATGGCGTTTTGCTCGACGGATTGCACTGGGGCGTTCCCGCCGGGCGCAGCGTGTTGTTGCGCGGCGCCTCCGGCATGGGCAAATCGACGTTGTTCCGTGCAATCGCCGGAATCTGGCCTTATGGAAGCGGGCGCATCGAACGGCCCGGCGATGCGGTCTTCCTGCCTCAAAAGCCGTACCTCCCCGTGGGAACGCTGCGTGACGCGCTGTGCTACCCCGAGGCCCGACGGATCGACGACGATGCCTTGCGCGAGGCGCTGCGCCAGGTCGGGCTGGAAGCATTGGGGGATCGGCTCGACGAGCACGCCGCGTGGGGGCAGACGCTCTCCGGCGGCGAGGTGCAGCGGCTGGCCATTGCCCGCGTGCTGTTGCGCCCGGCGCGGTGGGTCTTTGCCGACGAGGCCTCCAGCGCGCTCGATGCCGTGGCGGAAGAGCAGGCGTACCGCGCTTTGCTCGGCCATGTCCACGCCCAAGGCGGAACCCTGGTATCGATTGGCCACAAGCCAACGCTGGCTGCACTACACGGGGAATGCTGGGAACTGTGCGCCGGGGTGCCCCCTTTGCGCCGTTGCCCTGGCGACACCCCCGCTCTATAG
- a CDS encoding 5'-nucleotidase produces the protein MSATLSGKLVVALSSRALFDFEEENQVFEHGNDRDYMALQRERLEIPARPGVAFALARKLLDVRLGTQATDPSLVEVVILSRNDPVSGMRVFRSVRHYGLRIDRGVFTRGEAPWRYLRPLHAHLFLSAHSSDVRAALSAGVPAALVYPRSAHASDAHPNEIRIAFDGDAVLFSDEAERVFQSLGLEAFHRHEVDHADQPLPDGPFKPLLTALQRLRAAPTMRLRTALVTARSAPAHERAINTLMNWGVEVDEALFLGGLPKAEFLREFEPDFFFDDHTGHLASAAAVVPCGHVASGVHNEGNPGGLL, from the coding sequence GTGAGCGCAACCCTGTCTGGCAAGCTCGTCGTCGCCCTCTCCAGCCGGGCGCTGTTCGATTTCGAGGAAGAAAACCAAGTCTTCGAGCATGGCAACGACCGCGACTACATGGCTTTGCAGCGCGAACGGCTGGAGATTCCGGCACGGCCCGGCGTGGCTTTTGCGCTGGCGCGCAAGCTGCTCGACGTTCGCCTGGGGACGCAGGCCACCGATCCCAGCCTCGTCGAGGTGGTGATCCTCTCGCGCAACGACCCTGTGTCGGGGATGCGCGTGTTCCGGTCGGTACGGCACTACGGCCTGCGTATCGACCGGGGCGTTTTCACGCGGGGGGAAGCGCCGTGGCGTTACCTGCGCCCGCTGCACGCCCATCTTTTTTTGAGCGCGCATTCCAGCGACGTCCGCGCAGCGCTCTCCGCCGGGGTGCCTGCTGCGCTCGTCTACCCCCGCAGCGCGCACGCCAGCGACGCCCACCCCAACGAGATTCGCATTGCCTTCGACGGCGATGCCGTGCTGTTCAGCGACGAAGCCGAGCGCGTGTTCCAAAGCCTGGGGCTGGAGGCCTTCCACCGCCATGAGGTCGATCACGCCGACCAACCCCTGCCCGATGGCCCCTTCAAACCCTTGCTGACCGCACTCCAACGCCTGCGCGCCGCGCCGACGATGCGATTGCGCACCGCCTTGGTGACGGCCCGCAGCGCCCCAGCGCACGAACGGGCGATTAACACGTTGATGAATTGGGGGGTGGAGGTGGATGAGGCCTTGTTTTTGGGGGGGCTGCCGAAGGCCGAATTTCTGCGCGAGTTCGAACCGGACTTCTTTTTCGACGACCACACCGGGCATCTGGCCTCTGCGGCGGCGGTGGTTCCGTGCGGGCACGTGGCGAGTGGGGTGCATAACGAGGGGAACCCCGGCGGTTTGCTTTGA
- the ilvA gene encoding threonine ammonia-lyase, biosynthetic has translation MSSIPPLSTDDYLKKILTARVYDVAVETPLECAPVLSARTGNTVLLKREDQQPVHSFKLRGAYNKMANLAPDLLARGVVCASAGNHAQGVALGARRLGTRAVIVMPTTTPQVKIDAVRTLGGEVVLVGESYSDAYAHAVTVGQEQGLTFVHPFDDPDVIAGQGTVAMEILRQRPRQLDAVFVAVGGGGLLAGVASYIKAVRPEVRVIGVQMNDSDAFARSVSAGERVTLSDVGLFSDGTAVKLVGEETFRIARELVDDYVLVDTDAVCAAIKDVFIDTRSIVEPAGALSVAAAKQYAAMHGVQGQTFVAILCGANMNFDRLRFVAERAEVGEEREALFAVTLPEERGSFRRFCELIGDLPALGGESRARNVTEFNYRISDANKAHVFVGLTTTVRGESAHIAQVLDQQGFDALDLTHDDLAKEHLRHMVGGHSPLAHDERLLRFVFPERPGALLQFLRLMQPNWNISLFHYRNQGADYGRILVGIQVPQADDAAFAQFLSTLGYPWVEETANPAYRIFLQS, from the coding sequence ATGTCTTCCATTCCCCCCCTGTCTACCGACGACTACCTCAAAAAAATCCTGACCGCACGCGTCTATGACGTGGCGGTCGAAACGCCGCTCGAATGCGCCCCGGTGCTGAGTGCGCGAACCGGCAATACCGTGCTGCTTAAGCGCGAAGACCAGCAGCCGGTACACAGTTTCAAGCTGCGCGGCGCGTACAACAAGATGGCGAACCTGGCTCCCGATCTGTTGGCCCGAGGCGTGGTGTGCGCTTCCGCAGGCAACCATGCGCAGGGAGTGGCCCTGGGTGCCCGGCGCTTGGGAACCCGCGCAGTCATCGTCATGCCGACGACGACCCCGCAAGTCAAGATCGATGCCGTGCGCACCCTGGGCGGCGAGGTGGTGCTCGTCGGCGAAAGCTATTCCGATGCCTACGCCCACGCCGTCACCGTTGGGCAGGAGCAAGGGCTGACTTTCGTCCACCCCTTCGACGACCCCGACGTCATTGCGGGGCAAGGCACCGTCGCGATGGAAATCCTGCGCCAGCGGCCCCGGCAGCTTGATGCTGTGTTCGTCGCGGTGGGCGGCGGTGGGCTGCTTGCGGGCGTGGCCAGCTACATCAAGGCCGTGCGCCCCGAGGTTCGCGTGATCGGCGTGCAGATGAACGATTCGGACGCTTTTGCACGATCGGTATCCGCCGGGGAACGGGTCACGTTGTCCGATGTGGGGCTGTTTTCCGACGGGACGGCCGTCAAACTGGTGGGGGAAGAGACCTTTCGCATTGCGCGCGAGCTGGTCGACGACTACGTGCTCGTCGATACGGATGCCGTCTGCGCGGCGATCAAGGACGTCTTCATCGACACCCGCAGCATCGTCGAACCCGCAGGGGCGCTGTCCGTCGCCGCAGCGAAGCAGTACGCAGCCATGCATGGCGTGCAGGGGCAGACTTTCGTCGCGATCCTCTGCGGGGCGAACATGAACTTCGACCGGCTGCGCTTCGTTGCCGAGCGTGCCGAGGTCGGCGAGGAACGCGAAGCGCTGTTCGCAGTGACCTTGCCGGAGGAGCGCGGGAGCTTCCGCCGCTTTTGCGAGCTGATCGGCGACCTGCCCGCGCTCGGCGGGGAAAGCCGCGCACGCAACGTCACCGAGTTCAATTACCGCATCAGCGACGCGAACAAGGCGCATGTTTTCGTCGGGCTGACGACGACGGTGCGCGGCGAATCCGCGCACATCGCACAAGTGCTGGACCAGCAGGGGTTCGATGCGCTCGACCTCACGCACGACGACCTGGCCAAGGAGCATCTGCGCCACATGGTCGGCGGGCATTCGCCGCTGGCGCACGACGAGCGTTTGCTGCGCTTCGTGTTCCCCGAACGGCCTGGGGCGTTGCTCCAGTTTCTGCGCCTGATGCAGCCCAACTGGAACATCAGCCTGTTCCACTACCGCAACCAGGGCGCAGACTACGGGCGCATCCTCGTCGGCATCCAGGTTCCCCAAGCAGACGATGCCGCCTTTGCGCAATTCCTATCCACCTTGGGATACCCATGGGTGGAGGAAACGGCCAACCCTGCCTACCGCATCTTTTTGCAATCGTGA
- a CDS encoding Fic family protein produces MTAQELFEQLQLLDETERIEAKSASQVGRSLLDAGLFAQKGRGSATWYQPTDHMLAGSPSALSRDPDALSRDSKVPEESIAAARQALLATLPGNLGAQICSLGQRSPPHAVRKVVLHLLRHRACRLEELGLLLGRNPEYVRQKYVHPLLEAGHIAMTWPDKPNDPTQAYRAVNLV; encoded by the coding sequence ATGACCGCCCAGGAGCTTTTCGAGCAACTCCAGTTGCTTGACGAAACCGAACGCATCGAAGCCAAAAGCGCAAGCCAAGTTGGAAGATCGTTGCTTGATGCAGGGCTGTTTGCGCAAAAAGGCCGAGGCTCGGCCACCTGGTACCAACCCACCGACCACATGTTGGCAGGAAGCCCCAGCGCCTTATCTAGGGACCCCGATGCCTTATCTAGGGACTCGAAAGTCCCGGAGGAAAGCATTGCTGCCGCTCGCCAGGCATTGCTGGCCACCCTTCCCGGCAATCTGGGCGCGCAAATCTGCAGCCTGGGCCAACGCAGCCCGCCGCACGCCGTCCGGAAAGTCGTGCTGCATCTGCTGCGCCACAGAGCCTGTCGGCTCGAAGAACTGGGGTTGCTGCTCGGCCGGAACCCGGAGTATGTCCGGCAGAAATATGTGCATCCCCTGCTTGAGGCTGGACATATCGCGATGACCTGGCCGGACAAACCCAACGATCCCACGCAGGCGTACCGTGCGGTGAATCTCGTGTAG
- a CDS encoding ATP-binding protein gives MVRNPEPTFQRPQAAVLAGRLNEPRRCIQVVAGPRQVGKSTLVQQVTATLPQPVRYASADEPMLRGAVWIAQQWEAARLAIENAEGAVLVLDEIQKIAGWSETVKRLWDEDTRARCPLQVVLLGSAPLLIAQGLTESLAGRFEVLPLSHWSLAEMHAAFGWSVEQYVFYGGYPGAAPLVGEHKRWARYVADSLIETSIARDVLLLTRVDKPALLRRLFELACHYSGQVLSYTKMLGQLQDAGNTTTLAHYLNLLAGAGMVCGVPKYARDVARNRASSPKLQVLNTALMTVTSGLTLDEARADREFWGRLVESAVGAHLANAAMRGECTLHYWREGNREVDFIVQAGRRLTAIEVKSGRAPLAHPGISAFAEAFQPQRSLLVGGDGIALEDFLLRPVAHWVAG, from the coding sequence ATGGTGCGCAATCCTGAACCCACTTTCCAGCGTCCGCAGGCGGCGGTGCTGGCTGGTCGCCTGAACGAGCCGCGCCGATGCATCCAAGTGGTGGCCGGGCCTCGGCAAGTAGGCAAGTCCACGCTGGTACAGCAAGTCACCGCGACACTGCCGCAGCCGGTGCGTTATGCCAGTGCTGACGAGCCGATGCTTCGCGGCGCGGTCTGGATCGCCCAGCAGTGGGAAGCTGCGCGCCTGGCCATCGAAAACGCCGAGGGCGCGGTGCTGGTGCTGGACGAAATCCAGAAGATCGCGGGCTGGTCGGAAACCGTCAAGCGCCTGTGGGATGAAGACACCCGTGCTCGGTGTCCGCTCCAGGTGGTGCTGCTGGGTTCGGCACCATTGCTGATCGCGCAGGGTTTGACCGAAAGCCTGGCCGGGCGCTTCGAGGTGTTGCCGCTGTCGCATTGGTCGCTGGCGGAAATGCACGCCGCCTTTGGCTGGAGCGTGGAGCAATACGTGTTCTACGGCGGTTATCCGGGCGCTGCGCCTTTGGTCGGCGAGCATAAACGCTGGGCGCGCTATGTTGCAGACAGCCTGATCGAAACGTCGATTGCACGCGATGTGCTGCTGCTCACCCGGGTGGACAAGCCCGCGCTGCTGCGCCGCCTGTTCGAACTGGCCTGCCACTACTCGGGGCAAGTGCTGTCATACACCAAGATGTTGGGCCAACTGCAGGACGCAGGCAACACCACGACGTTGGCGCATTACCTCAATCTGCTGGCTGGCGCCGGCATGGTCTGCGGTGTGCCCAAGTACGCAAGAGACGTGGCGCGCAACCGGGCCTCCAGCCCCAAATTGCAAGTGCTTAACACCGCGCTGATGACGGTGACGAGTGGCCTGACGCTGGATGAGGCCCGCGCCGACCGCGAATTCTGGGGGCGGCTGGTCGAATCTGCCGTAGGCGCACACTTGGCCAATGCCGCCATGCGCGGCGAATGCACGCTGCACTACTGGCGCGAAGGCAACCGCGAGGTGGATTTCATCGTGCAGGCCGGGCGGCGCTTGACGGCCATCGAAGTAAAAAGCGGACGCGCCCCGCTGGCGCATCCAGGCATCTCCGCCTTTGCCGAGGCATTCCAGCCACAGCGCAGCCTGCTGGTGGGCGGCGACGGCATCGCGCTGGAGGATTTTTTGCTGCGTCCCGTTGCGCACTGGGTGGCAGGGTGA
- a CDS encoding Fic family protein: MHEKNPNQQGEFRRKNSAAPNQNAQHRPLGHVRWNQRSPRSPEYADTIYHVHPLLEAGHIAMTWPDKPNDPTQVYRAVNLV; encoded by the coding sequence ATGCATGAAAAAAACCCAAACCAGCAAGGCGAATTCCGCCGAAAAAACAGCGCGGCACCAAATCAAAACGCGCAACACCGCCCCCTCGGTCATGTTCGCTGGAATCAGCGGTCCCCACGTTCACCGGAATATGCAGACACTATCTACCATGTGCATCCCCTGCTTGAGGCTGGACATATCGCGATGACCTGGCCGGACAAACCCAACGATCCCACGCAGGTGTACCGTGCGGTGAATCTCGTGTAG